The following are from one region of the Corylus avellana chromosome ca1, CavTom2PMs-1.0 genome:
- the LOC132167030 gene encoding NADPH:quinone oxidoreductase gives MEAVVAAKPIIKVAALCGSLRKGSYNRGLIRSAIEISKGINGLHIEYIDIAPLPMLNTDLEGEGTFPPAVETFRQKIKAADSILFASPEYNYSVTAPLKNAIDWASRPPNVWGDKAAAIVSAGGGFGGGRSQYHLRQIGIYLDLHFINKPEFFLNAFQPPAKFDGDGNLIDESVNEKLKEVLISLQAFTLRLQGKQ, from the exons ATGGAAGCAGTGGTGGCAGCAAAACCGATAATCAAAGTGGCGGCGCTTTGTGGGTCTCTTCGTAAAGGCTCGTACAACCGCGGCCTGATTCGCTCCG CGATCGAGATAAGCAAGGGAATCAACGGCCTGCATATAGAGTACATTGACATAGCGCCTCTGCCGATGCTCAACACTGACTTGGAAGGCGAGGGAACGTTCCCGCCGGCCGTGGAAACTTTCCGGCAGAAAATCAAAGCGGCTGACAGTATTCTCTTCGCCTCGCCGGAGTACAACTACTCCGTCACCG CACCTCTGAAGAATGCAATTGACTGGGCATCTAGGCCACCAAATGTTTGGGGAGATAAAGCAGCTGCAATTGTAAGTGCTGGAGGAGGCTTTGGTGGAGGACGCTCGCAATATCACCTTCGGCAGATTGGAATTTACTTGGACCTTCATTTCATTAACAAGCCTGAGTTTTTCTTGAATGCATTCCAGCCTCCGGCGAAGTTTGACGGCGACGGCAATTTGATCGATGAATCGGTGAATGAGAAGTTGAAGGAAGTTCTTATATCCTTGCAGGCATTTACTTTGCGCCTCCAAGGCAAGCAATGA
- the LOC132167436 gene encoding transcription factor MYB4-like, translated as MAPKNIDGSAKKVALNKGAWTAEEDQKLSQYIEIHGAKRWKTIALEAGLNRCGKSCRLRWLNYLRPNIKRGNISDAEEDLILRLHKLLGNRWSLIAGRLPGRTDNEIKNYWNSHLRKKINQKEKVVASAAQEVNILTQETCTITHADVEGAKGSGTSAGNLDMNTFFDFTIDGSYGLEWVNKFLELDEDP; from the exons atggCACCAAAAAATATTGATGGATCAGCTAAGAAAGTAGCACTCAACAAAGGAGCATGGACTGCAGAGGAAGATCAAAAACTCTCTCAGTACATTGAAATCCATGGTGCAAAGAGGTGGAAAACAATTGCACTTGAAGCAG GTTTAAATCGATGTGGGAAGAGTTGCAGATTGAGATGGTTGAATTATCTAAGACCCAATATCAAAAGAGGCAACATTTCAGATGCAGAAGAGGATTTGATACTTAGGCTTCATAAGCTACTCGGGAACAG GTGGTCTTTAATTGCTGGGAGACTTCCCGGAAGAACCGACAACGAGATAAAGAACTATTGGAATTCTCATTTgaggaagaaaataaatcagAAGGAGAAAGTAGTGGCGTCAGCAGCCCAAGAGGTCAACATTTTGACACAGGAAACCTGCACCATCACTCATGCGGACGTGGAGGGTGCTAAAGGAAGTGGGACCTCTGCAGGAAACCTTGACATGAACACCTTCTTTGACTTCACCATTGATGGATCATATGGTTTAGAGTGGGTGAACAAATTTCTTGAACTCGACGAGGATCCTTGA